The Brevibacillus brevis genome contains a region encoding:
- a CDS encoding NUDIX hydrolase encodes MGSPRHMISAAAIIINERQEILLIKGPRRGWEMPGGKVEEGESLMAAAIRETKEECGLEIEVTKFCGIFQNVRKSLCSALFLAKPVGGELITTPECLEAGFFPVEEALEKVTWKNFRQRIELCLREEEHPFYVEF; translated from the coding sequence CATCAATGAGCGTCAGGAGATTTTATTGATTAAGGGTCCGCGCAGAGGATGGGAAATGCCCGGTGGAAAAGTAGAAGAGGGCGAATCTCTCATGGCGGCAGCCATTCGAGAGACGAAGGAAGAGTGCGGGCTAGAGATTGAAGTGACGAAGTTTTGCGGTATTTTTCAAAATGTTAGGAAAAGCCTCTGCAGTGCGTTATTTTTGGCAAAACCAGTCGGTGGAGAATTGATCACGACCCCGGAATGCTTGGAGGCAGGCTTTTTTCCGGTAGAGGAAGCGCTGGAGAAGGTAACATGGAAAAATTTTCGGCAACGCATTGAGTTGTGTTTGCGAGAAGAAGAGCATCCGTTTTATGTAGAGTTTTGA